The following proteins are co-located in the Salvelinus namaycush isolate Seneca chromosome 31, SaNama_1.0, whole genome shotgun sequence genome:
- the LOC120025948 gene encoding uncharacterized protein KIAA2026 — protein sequence MCFRRMEEKFVSREYETITEFVADLRLMLENCYRHHGVDHWISKQAQKLEIMLEQKLTLLSRTLREKTTLAVTSKGRFGTEDERGPVGTSTRRRSVPRSLATITVGGNESIMIQALRLEEQQKAKEEKRQRELEKKEAEETSAKDVEEWERSLLSQVAQNPVKTLWELPAIGHFLCLAQAALNLPEIVFFELERCLLMPRCSIFLSKIMSSLLCPPQRRGTVHRRPALTYRRWESELRQRVQGWYYAMGTAEDQGWMAEQLGLSHQFFRTAGEVSPLEENPFHLLPFIQRVWLLKGLCDNVYETQKDVQDAVLGQPIHECRESILGYDGNENAYIHFPHFCGADLRIYCQSASMPPDFPFPAVWVRRVEPDEGISEESDEQKDSEHLVSMETEDYEEKPSSDRMSGGRIKGENGGTSRGGQFHTWGMKEEDEDVSVEDGDKEDYKPKQNRHTGSSTPSSHIKDFVGRGCVKKKPQEVEYMPDRLQVKQQEGSYSSSSGSSSESCEKRLSVREHSYTEKSPARPGEITGRPSVAVPMRQTDVKVDGDKYTEGLRPCPRCVSKMGAKSEDNHRCRCAKNKASTTSATEGGHPRKMNLTEDKMDRIRAKKKKRQKKREVRATGGQRRPDRTRLCKAKAAKSTLQRAATNIKKKDKRKKRKMRKKLSSKKKPQLPVEHGFRLVCTSLEELRELISRTEDELDELESTKKRSVSKERWYFRREAVKDLHITLIRLLNELSPWEPKLVKAFHRNRLRLKKDYDDFKKHPDYDNFVREEWVAEDVDRSAGDNTRLTEEEEQQQQDQTVQRILWTGEDSVQLRAEALRGSFTVVTRQEMLTLNEHRPSTRGFKRLHSGIDEDPSLIKRGRIGSNEMTPSPEGSEMEKRPREANPAAQQAGETSPVVVTPMAGFQRAYKPVQLHTLLAKSVGNKVTLIHHQPGTGVISHVGQAQSKDCASSMQATKLQPSLPQSSRHLPQPTTPTSKHSQTVHTTPIPKSPIQVVYKIPEGMGLVRKDGSPVKIEVQPILDQKTGNKIMQRVVILPSNLLIQKSEDKSLPQQLRTLQVPASKESTPLSQSSGFTMPQRHDNRSLTPSPTISPRLQTSLTPGYKVVQLPCCKASSTPQIVIPNRSNPTSAASTDPSKPPDRKQELKTVCIRDSQSILVTTRGGNTGVVKVQSSDQSIPGSIRARPVITISPQFKAFLVSKTFPPAATTVPVVTSSPVAQSRSGPSLLRSSTVTSSTTTRQSPITAGIPMATSQTASSDVNVAVNQGCTVSSTLAVNAQLLKSIVTVPGKPAGAAQTSLVQCVNKPVLKRVGPDDKGRSPPFTKFILVSPSSNITSVAATKVTSTTAPSALPGQSFMFISQSPSTGNPKPASSVSGPTTQSPTMSIPTEAMKIGLNLGRAIGSANFGALNKVQSINLLPGSQIRLPQQANLCRPVSALAQSTLKNTFVSASKSGLLATTSSHIVTSTAHLPSSTLLTGSQLQGIPSSSVIPNRIKVAGQPGSSIIRGLISSNTPVSVTTPLSPVKTSPLTSPAQVSQSQYSVGVATPAQMLSTPQSPTTPISTHLSSPVQPAGNTNPVSSTTTTTLQQKIVINTTAALAGGTQILLNNTRFVVPPEGLGPGQHVLIISSPAVPVVAPSPRGAIPTTGVPQGPMLPGLALPAQSPRMARPPGTHRPQQAVLRSPTLAAPSTVKVGPSIPVSFTVPRQMVAVRASLSPTSTTTNSSPQVSHWLPAPATIHTHVVAASHLTQPEGMGGFSLSSLPGSPSAAQMAGLAQSPSKQLPLHTALGVNTPLKAQQLMSFMQPMGVVSRSRTQVLPAVAVRPVGSTVSRMRTLPVATIPSIRSAFSSKQASPVATVPPSNCTIIMAPAQPIRTVMSAETIRMPTVLSNPQQQQILGLGKPPLQPLQAHASAVQRTSPTTKLLVSPDGAVLNVARGPTTITGLPEMANKSLAALIVTPNSTGRVPLPSANTANPFMPTQAE from the exons CTGTCAAG GACGCTGCGAGAGAAGACCACTCTGGCGGTGACCTCCAAGGGTCGTTTCGGGACCGAGGATGAGAGGGGGCCTGTGGGCACCTCAACCAGACGGAGGTCCGTGCCTCGCAGCCTGGCAACTATAACAGTGGGGGGAAATGAGTCCATCATGATCCAGGCACTCAGGCTGGAGGAGCAGCAGAAAGCCAAGGAAGAGAAGAG GCAGCGGGAGCTGGAGAAGAAGGAGGCGGAGGAAACCTCAGCCAAGGATGTAGAGGAGTGGGAGCGCAGTCTTCTCTCCCAGGTGGCCCAGAATCCCGTGAAAACCTTGTGGGAACTGCCTGCCATCGGCCACTTCCTCTGCCTGGCCCAGGCAGCTCTCAACCTCCCAGAGATAGTGTTCTTTGAGCTGGAGCGGTGCCTCCTCATGCCTCGCTGCAGCATCTTCCTCTCCAAGATCATGAGTTCACTTCTCTGCCCGCCCCAGAGGAGAGGGACGGTCCACCGCCGCCCAGCCCTCACATACCGCCGCTGGGAGTCCGAGCTGCGTCAGAGGGTGCAGGGCTGGTACTATGCTATGGGTACGGCGGAGGATCAGGGTTGGATGGCTGAGCAGCTCGGCCTCTCCCATCAGTTCTTCAGGACGGCCGGGGAGGTTAGCCCCCTGGAGGAGAACCCCTTCCATCTCTTACCCTTCATTCAGCGTGTGTGGCTGCTCAAAGGCCTGTGTGACAATGTGTATGAGACCCAGAAGGATGTGCAGGACGCTGTGCTGGGCCAGCCCATCCACGAGTGCCGCGAGTCCATCCTGGGCTATGACGGGAATGAGAACGCCTATATCCACTTCCCGCACTTCTGCGGGGCGGACCTGCGTATCTACTGCCAGAGTGCCAGCATGCCCCCTGACTTCCCCTTTCCAGCTGTCTGGGTCAGGCGGGTGGAGCCTGATGAGGGAATATCAGAGGAGTCAGACGAGCAGAAGGACTCTGAGCATCTGGTTTCCATGGAGACGGAGGACTATGAGGAGAAACCTAGTTCTGACAGAATGAGTGGTGGTAGGATTAAAGGGGAGAATGGGGGCACAAGCAGGGGTGGGCAGTTTCACACGTGGGGAatgaaggaggaggatgaggatgttTCTGTAGAGGATGGCGATAAGGAGGACTATAAgcctaaacagaacagacacaCTGGCTCTTCTACTCCCTCCTCACATATCAAGGACTTTGTGGGCAGAGGGTGTGTGAAGAAAAAGCCACAGGAAGTGGAATATATGCCTGATAGACTCCAGGTGAAACAGCAAGAGGGGTCGTACTCATCCTCCTCTGGGTCATCCTCAGAGTCATGTGAGAAGCGTCTCAGTGTGCGGGAACACAGCTATACGGAGAAGTCCCCTGCTCGCCCTGGTGAGATAACAGGTAGGCCTAGTGTGGCTGTACCAATGAGACAGACTGATGTTAAAGTCGACGGGGACAAATACACTGAGGGGCTGAGGCCATGTCCAAGATGTGTCTCCAAAATGGGGGCAAAGTCAGAGGACAATCATCGCTGCCGTTGTGCCAAGAACAAGGCATCAACAACCTCAGCTACTGAGGGTGGCCACCCCCGCAAGATGAACTTGACAGAGGATAAGATGGACAGGATTCGGGCAAAGAAAAAGAAAAGGCAAAAAAAGAGGGAGGTACGTGCAACAGGTGGACAGCGCAGACCAGACAGGACCCGACTCTGCAAGGCCAAAGCAGCTAAATCCACCCTCCAGAGAGCTGCTACCAACATCAAGAAAAAGGACAAGAGAAAAAAACGCAAAATGA GAAAAAAGCTGTCTTCAAAGAAGAAACCTCAACTCCCAGTTGAACATGGATTTAGG TTGGTGTGCACCAGTCTAGAGGAGCTGAGGGAACTCATCAGTAGGACGGAGGATGAGCTGGATGAGCTGGAGAGCACCAAAAAGAGATCTGTTAGTAAA GAAAGGTGGTATTTCAGGAGAGAAGCAGTGAAAGATTTGCACATCACTCTCATAAGACTGCTCAACGAGCTCTCCCCATGGGAACCCAAACTGGTCAAGGCTTTCCATAGGAACAG GCTACGTTTAAAAAAGGATTATGATGACTTCAAAAAGCACCCTGACTATGACAACTTTGTCAGAGAGGAGTGGGTGGCAGAGGATGTGGACAGAAGCGCAGGTGACAACACTAGACTGACTGAAGAGGAGGAACAGCAACAGCAGGACCAGACAGTTCAGAGAATTCTGTGGACAGGAG AGGACTCGGTGCAGCTTAGAGCAGAGGCATTGAGAGGCAGCTTCACCGTGGTAACCAGACAAGAGATGTTGACCTTGAATGAGCATAGACCTTCCACTCGGGGCTTTAAGCGCCTGCACAGCGGTATAGACGAGGACCCAAGTCTCATTAAGAGAGGCAGGATTGGCAGTAACGAGATGACACCTTCTCCTGAAGGATCAGAAATGGAAAAACGACCCAGGGAAGCAAATCCAGCAGCACAGCAGGCTGGAGAGACAAGCCCAGTTGTTGTAACACCTATGGCTGGTTTCCAAAGGGCCTACAAGCCTGTTCAACTACATACCCTGCTGGCTAAGAGTGTAGGGAATaaagtgaccttaattcatcatcAGCCTGGTACAGGTGTtatcagccatgttggtcaggcaCAAAGCAAGGACTGTGCTTCTTCCATGCAAGCTACCAAACTTCAACCTTCTTTACCGCAAAGCTCTCGACACCTACCACAACCAACAACACCAACATCTAAACACTCACAGACGGTCCATACCACGCCCATACCAAAGAGCCCCATACAGGTTGTATACAAGATACCTGAGGGCATGGGTCTGGTCAGGAAAGATGGGAGCCCTGTGAAAATCGAAGTACAGCCAATCCTGGACCAGAAAACAGGGAATAAGATAATGCAACGAGTGGTCATCCTGCCATCGAACTTGCTCATTCAAAAGTCGGAGGATAAAAGTCTCCCCCAGCAACTAAGGACTCTCCAGGTCCCAGCCTCCAAAGAGTCCACCCCACTGTCACAAAGCTCTGGATTCACCATGCCTCAACGTCATGACAACCGGAGCCTAACACCCTCTCCTACCATCTCTCCTAGGTTGCAGACATCTCTAACTCCAGGTTACAAGGTTGTCCAACTCCCTTGTTGCAAAGCAAGTAGCACTCCCCAAATTGTTATACCAAATAGATCCAACCCCACCAGTGCAGCGTCTACTGATCCCAGTAAACCTCCGGACCGCAAACAAGAGCTGAAGACTGTGTGCATCAGGGACTCGCAGTCCATTCTAGTCACCACTAGGGGGGGCAACACTGGCGTTGTCAAGGTGCagtcatctgaccagagtataCCTGGTTCGATACGTGCCAGGCCTGTCATCACCATCTCTCCACAATTCAAAGCCTTCCTCGTGTCCAAGACGTTTCCACCTGCTGCCACTACAGTCCCTGTAGTCACCAGCTCACCTGTAGCCCAGTCGCGATCAGGACCTTCACTGTTACGGTCTTCAACTGTCACAAGTTCAACAACTACACGCCAGTCTCCGATCACTGCTGGCATTCCAATGGCCACAAGTCAGACGGCGAGTTCTGATGTTAACGTTGCTGTAAACCAGGGCTGCACTGTCTCATCTACACTTGCTGTTAACGCACAGCTACTTAAAAGCATTGTCACTGTACCTGGTAAACCAGCAGGTGCCGCCCAGACGTCTCTGGTCCAGTGTGTCAACAAACCTGTTCTGAAAAGGGTAGGTCCAGATGACAAGGGTAGGTCCCCCCCATTCACAAAGTTCATCCTGGTCTCTCCCTCCTCGAACATCACGTCTGTGGCTGCAACCAAAGTCACTTCCACCACGGCTCCCTCTGCTCTTCCAGGTCAAAGTTTCATGTTTATCAGCCAATCACCATCTACCGGTAATCCAAAACCGGCATCATCAGTGTCTGGACCCACCACACAATCCCCGACCATGTCGATACCCACCGAAGCGATGAAGATCGGACTCAACCTTGGTCGAGCTATTGGCAGCGCGAACTTCGGAGCTTTGAATAAGGTCCAGAGCATCAATCTGCTACCAGGTTCTCAGATAAGGCTACCACAGCAGGCAAACCTTTGCAGGCCAGTTAGTGCACTCGCGCAATCTACTTTAAAAAACACATTTGTATCTGCCTCAAAGTCGGGCCTTCTCGCAACCACATCGTCTCATATTGTCACTAGCACTGCACATTTGCCGTCCTCCACACTGCTGACTGGATCTCAACTACAAGGCATCCCTTCATCCTCTGTGATCCCCAATCGAATCAAGGTAGCTGGGCAGCCAGGGTCTTCTATAATCAGAGGTTTGATCTCCAGCAACACACCTGTGTCAGTCACTACACCGCTAAGCCCTGTCAAAACATCCCCCCTCACATCCCCGGCGCAGGTTTCTCAGTCTCAGTACTCTGTCGGTGTCGCCACACCTGCTCAGATGCTAAGCACTCCACAGTCTCCAACTACCCCTATATCCACTCATCTGTCCTCTCCAGTACAGCCAGCTGGTAATACCAATCCTGTctccagcaccaccaccaccactttgCAACAAAAGATTGTCATCAACACCACTGCTGCTCTTGCAGGCGGCACGCAGATTCTCCTCAACAACACCCGTTTTGTTGTTCCTCCTGAAGGCCTTGGGCCTGGTCAGCATGTCCTCATAATCTCCAGCCCTGCAGTGCCTGTGGTAGCTCCTAGTCCCAGGGGAGCGATCCCAACCACCGGTGTACCACAAGGGCCAATGTTACCTGGGCTAGCCCTACCTGCACAAAGCCCCAGAATGGCCAGACCACCCGGGACACACCGGCCTCAACAAGCAGTACTTAGATCCCCAACCCTGGCAGCACCATCCACTGTGAAAGTTGGACCCTCTATCCCTGTCTCTTTCACTGTCCCTCGCCAGATGGTGGCTGTTCGAGCCTCACTATCGcccaccagcaccaccaccaaCAGTTCTCCACAAGTTTCACACTGGCTCCCTGCTCCGGCCACCATACACACTCATGTGGTTGCAGCTTCACATTTAACTCAACCCGAAGGGATGGGCGGCTTCTCACTCTCTTCCCTGCCAGGAAGTCCCAGCGCAGCTCAAATGGCAGGACTTGCACAGAGCCCATCAAAACAGCTCCCTTTGCACACAGCACTTGGTGTCAACACACCACTCAAAGCACAGCAGCTAATGTCATTCATGCAACCTATGGGAGTGGTCTCCAGGTCCAGGACACAGGTGCTGCCGGCGGTAGCTGTTCGCCCAGTAGGGAGCACTGTCTCCAGGATGCGGACTCTACCCGTGGCAACCATACCATCCATCAGGAGTGCTTTCAGTAGCAAACAGGCGTCTCCTGTGGCAACTGTGCCTCCATCCAACTGCACTATAATCATGGCACCAGCACAACCTATCAGGACGGTGATGTCGGCAGAGACCATCCGCATGCCCACTGTTTTATCCAATCCTCAGCAGCAGCAAATACTGGGGTTGGGCAAGCCCCCTTTGCAGCCTTTACAGGCGCATGCATCAGCAGTGCAAAGAACCAGCCCCACCACCAAGCTACTAGTGAGTCCTGATGGTGCTGTTTTAAATGTGGCTAGAGGCCCTACCACCATCACAGGCCTGCCAGAGATGGCTAACAAGTCTTTGGCTGCGTTGATTGTTACTCCTAACTCCACTGGGAGAGTGCCGTTGCCTAGCGCAAATACTGCCAATCCCTTCATGCCTACACAGGCTGAGTGA